The proteins below are encoded in one region of Plasmodium relictum strain SGS1 genome assembly, chromosome: 5:
- a CDS encoding glutamyl-tRNA(Gln) amidotransferase subunit A, putative, producing the protein MFIFIKIFVIHIFLHSLGIFNYESLCLLRNSEVKKFKNYLDNGKTYLNKYTYSYILHPFSYILSKKFINVKKKKNKIYIVSDNIYNELSDSHIYKIRKEISKGDIKSVFEKHIISKVLFENINKYNSFSYIYTIDEIYEQINKLYIIYEEYKKNIRYKKLPKLFGLPIVVKDNIVTKGISTKAGSKILSNYKPSYDSTVVKKLKKHGAIIIGKTHLDEFAMGSCTKNVKNPFNEKYLSCGGSSGGSASCVGSKIINCSVNTDTGGSIRIPSALCACIGVKPSYGRISRYGIVPYNEETDVVGLIANNLYDCSVLLDVLCGKDKKDLTSLKKKTKFHFLLKKFYSSQKFQSNIPLKNVKFGYLSKDILKSYFVDDIIYKNYENVMKNIEQLGGTLINTNLYKLIDYCYIYYVYSMTIANSNISRINGINYNIHNLNNDPKFIRKLRSNMISENVLSRIIGGSIISSFFQKIDIREIFLSIKEKLILTLNQLFEEVNYILLPSIPKSNNFREDLNDPYLYDIYVKNNIVNENNFVKNRIDKNHINKIDKNNIDISHTKKNNKSKYNKYMKEVFSVISSITGFPSIVIPTGEFTKNFNEPLSFQLLSRNLNEIGLLKMALVYKERMNVNKKIYENLTNSKNK; encoded by the coding sequence atgttcatattcataaaaatatttgttattcatatttttttacatagCTTAGGTATTTTTAATTACGAGTCATTGTGCTTATTAAGAAATTctgaagtaaaaaaatttaaaaattatttggaTAATGgaaaaacatatttaaataaatacacTTATTCTTATATATTACATCCTTTTTCCTATATATTATCgaagaaatttataaatgtaaaaaaaaaaaaaaataaaatttatattgtaTCCGATAATATTTACAATGAGTTAAGCGATTCAcatatttacaaaataagAAAAGAAATATCAAAAGGTGATATAAAATCGGTTTTTGAAAAACATATAATAAGTAAAGTTctatttgaaaatataaataaatataatagcttttcatatatatatactattgATGAGATATATGAAcagataaataaattatacataatatatgaagaatataaaaaaaatataagatataaaaaattaccaAAGTTATTCGGATTGCCAATAGTGGTAAAAGATAATATAGTAACTAAAGGTATATCAACAAAAGCTGGGAGCAAAATTTTATCAAATTATAAGCCTTCATATGATAGTACAGTagtaaaaaaactaaaaaaacaTGGTGCAATTATAATAGGAAAAACGCATTTAGATGAATTTGCTATGGGATCATGCacaaaaaatgtaaaaaatccatttaatgaaaaatatttatcatgTGGTGGCTCATCTGGTGGATCAGCTAGTTGTGTTGGATCTAAAATTATTAACTGTTCAGTAAATACAGACACTGGTGGATCCATACGAATCCCTTCCGCGTTGTGTGCATGTATAGGAGTTAAACCTAGCTATGGACGAATAAGTAGATATGGTATTGTACCATATAATGAGGAAACTGATGTTGTAGGACTGATagcaaataatttatatgattGCAGTGTATTATTGGATGTATTATGTGGAAAAGACAAAAAAGACTTAACGagtttaaagaaaaagacgAAATTTCatttcttattaaaaaaattttattcatCACAGAAGTTTCAAAGCAATATTCCATTAAAAAATGTGAAATTTGGGTATTTAAGtaaagatattttaaaaagttacTTTGTTGatgatattatatataaaaattatgagaaTGTGATGAAAAATATTGAGCAATTAGGTGGTACATTAATAAAtacaaatttatataaattaattgatTATTGCTATATATATTACGTATATTCTATGACTATAGCAAATAGCAACATTTCTAGAATAAATggtataaattataatattcataatttaaataatgatcctaaatttattagaaaattaAGATCAAATATGATTAGTGAAAATGTTTTATCAAGGATAATTGGTGGCTCAATAATTTCTTccttttttcaaaaaatagatataagAGAGATATTTCTAAGCATAAAAGAGAAGTTGATCTTAACATTAAATCAGTTGTTTGAAGAggtaaattatattttattgcCATCCATTCCCAAATCTAATAATTTCAGAGAAGACTTAAATGATCCTTATTTATATgatatttatgtaaaaaacaatattgttaatgaaaataattttgttaaaaatagaatagaCAAAAaccatataaataaaatagataaaaataatatagacATAAGtcatacaaaaaaaaataacaagagtaaatataataaatatatgaaagaAGTATTTTCTGTAATATCATCAATAACAGGCTTTCCTAGTATAGTTATACCAACAGGTGAATTTacgaaaaattttaatgagcCACTATCTTTTCAACTTTTAAGCAGAAACTTAAATgaaataggtttattaaaaatggCCTTAGTTTATAAGGAAAGAATgaatgttaataaaaaaatatatgaaaatttaacaaattctaaaaataagtaa